The sequence CAGTCGTTTGCATAGGACCTCCCGCTGATCTCGCCGTCGTCCTCAGCGGCTGGCCGGCACCAGCACCGCCGGAGGGTGTCGGGGCTATTGCGAGGCATGATTGTGGAACGGCCAACCGCCACAGCCGGTCCGCAGCATCTGTGCCGTGAGCCGCGCAACCTCCAACGATGCTACACCGCCTCACTGAAAGGCACAAGTCACCAGATCTTCACGCAGTTCGTCGGTGTGCCGCGCGACGGATTAGAGAATTAACATTGCGTCACCGAAGCTGAAGAACCGGTAACGCGTCCGCACCGCTTCCTCATACGCGCGCAGGATCAGCTCGCGCCCAGCAAATGCGCTTACGAGCAGGAGCAACGTGGATCGCGGCAGGTGGAAGTTGGTCACGAGCGCGTCCACCACCTGGAACTGATGCCCCGGTACGATGAACAGGTCGGTCCAACCGCTGAGGTCATCGTCGGCATCCAGATCTGGGGCGATCGACTCCAGCGTCCGGCACGCCGTGGTCCCGACCGCCACCACGCGCCGACCGGCAGCACGCGTCTCGCGGATGGCCGCCAGGGTGTCTGCCGGCACGTGGTACCACTCCTGGTGCATCCGGTGCTGGCGAGCATCTTCGACCTTCACCGGCAGGAAGGTGCCCAGGCCGACGTGCAGCGTGATCGTCGCCCGGCGGATGCCTGCCGCATCCAGTTCGGCCAGCAGTCGCGGCGTAAAGTGCAGCCCGGCTGTCGGCGCCGCCGCCGAGCCGACCTCGGTTGCGAAGACGGTCTGATAGCGCTCAGGGTCCTCAAGCCGGGCGCGGATGTAGGGCGGCAGGGGCATCTCTCCAAACTCATCGAGCCGAGCCTCGACCTCCGACGGCAGCCGAACGGCCAGCAGGCCCTCCCCGCGTCGCGCGACAACTTCCGCCGGCTCCACGGCCTCGCGTCCTCCCTGGTCGCGAAGGTGAACGAACGTCCCCGGCCGCAGCCGCCGCGCCGGGCGCCCCATCGCCTCCCAGCATCCATCCTCCAGTCGCCGGAGCAGCAATAGTTCGACCTGCCCGCCGGTCGGCCGCCGCCCGTGCAGCCGTGCAGGCATGACGCGAGTGTCGTTGACGATCAGCAGGTCGCCCGGACTGAGCAGACTGGGGAGATCCCGGAACCGGCGGTGGGCGATCGTCTCGCTCGCGCGGTCGACCACCATGAGCCGCGACGCATCGCGCGGCTCCACCGGGTGCTGCGCGATCAGCTCCGGCGGCAGGTCATAGTCGTAGTCCGCCATCCAAAGCGGGGCGGAGGATTGTTCAGGCTGAGG is a genomic window of Sphaerobacter thermophilus DSM 20745 containing:
- the queA gene encoding tRNA preQ1(34) S-adenosylmethionine ribosyltransferase-isomerase QueA, which encodes MADYDYDLPPELIAQHPVEPRDASRLMVVDRASETIAHRRFRDLPSLLSPGDLLIVNDTRVMPARLHGRRPTGGQVELLLLRRLEDGCWEAMGRPARRLRPGTFVHLRDQGGREAVEPAEVVARRGEGLLAVRLPSEVEARLDEFGEMPLPPYIRARLEDPERYQTVFATEVGSAAAPTAGLHFTPRLLAELDAAGIRRATITLHVGLGTFLPVKVEDARQHRMHQEWYHVPADTLAAIRETRAAGRRVVAVGTTACRTLESIAPDLDADDDLSGWTDLFIVPGHQFQVVDALVTNFHLPRSTLLLLVSAFAGRELILRAYEEAVRTRYRFFSFGDAMLIL